A DNA window from Pogona vitticeps strain Pit_001003342236 chromosome 2, PviZW2.1, whole genome shotgun sequence contains the following coding sequences:
- the ARL6IP5 gene encoding PRA1 family protein 3, which translates to MDVQVAPLRSWDDFIPGHDRFAFPDFKDISKWNNRVVSNLLYYQTNYLVVAATVISIVGFLNPLSMVLGAAVVILVFLTFVWASHNKDFIHKFKKHYPFAFVIAIMLLSYFLISFFGGVMVFMFGITFPLFLMFVHASLRLRNIKNKLENTKESVGLKKTPMGVILDLLEQQEEGFTKLADYLAKAKE; encoded by the exons ATGGACGTGCAAGTGGCGCCGCTGAGATCCTGGGACGATTTCATCCCGGGCCACGATCGCTTCGCCTTCCCGGATTTCAAAGATATTTCCAAATGGAACAACCGGGTGGTCAGCAATTTGCTCTATTACCAGACCAACTATCTCGTGGTGGCTGCCACGGTGATCTCCATTGTGGG ATTTCTGAATCCACTGAGCATGGTGCTCGGTGCTGCTGTGGTGATCCTGGTGTTCCTGACGTTCGTGTGGGCATCTCACAACAAAGACTTCATTCACAAGTTTAAGAAGCACTACCCATTTGCGTTCGTCATAGCGATTATGCTGTTGAGCTACTTCCTGATatctttttttggaggggttaTGGTGTTCATGTTTGGAATCACATTTCCTCTGTTCT TGATGTTTGTTCATGCTTCCTTGAGGCTTCGAAATATAAAGAACAAACTGGAAAACACAAAGGAAAGTGTTGGTTTAAAGAAGACTCCTATGGGCGTTATCCTGGACCTTCtggaacaacaagaagaaggtTTCACAAAACTGGCCGACTACCTGGCCAAAGCAAAGGAATAG